A stretch of Anas acuta chromosome 3, bAnaAcu1.1, whole genome shotgun sequence DNA encodes these proteins:
- the TATDN3 gene encoding putative deoxyribonuclease TATDN3 isoform X2, giving the protein MPARKRNPAGRDGGGAAGGLPLPPRRALLPDGRGGCGAGSRRAPFSRLWQAAVAALVVVAEQAAEFCRVMELSERFPGFVLPCLGVHPIQEVSPEEQRSVTLKDLEAALPLIELYKDKLVAIGEVGLDFTPRFASTDEQKEEQRQVLIKQVELARRLDLPLNVHSRSAGRPTINLLKEQGASKVLLHAFDGKPSVAMEGVKAGYYFSIPPSIIRSEQQKLVKQLPLESICLETDSPALGPEKQVRNEPKNIYIAAEYIAKIKGIPVEEVIEVTTQNALKVFPKLRNFVRV; this is encoded by the exons ATGCCGGCCCGGAAGCGGAACCCGGCGGGCAgagatggcggcggggcggccggTGGATTGCCACTGCCACCTCGCCGCGCCCTGCTTCCAGACG GACGTGGCGGCTGTGGTGCGGGCAGCAGAAGAG CACCTTTTTCCCGGCTGTGGCAGGCGGCCGTGGCGGcgctggtggtggtggcggaGCAGGCGGCGGAGTTCTGCAGAGTGATGGAGCTGTCCGAGAG GTTCCCAGGATTCGTGCTGCCGTGCCTAGGGGTTCACCCCATCCAAGAAGTTTCTCCAGAAGAGCAGCGCAGCGTGACGCTGAAG GATCTGGAGGCTGCGTTGCCACTTATAGAACTCTACAAAGATAAACTGGTGGCAATTGGAGAA GTAGGACTAGATTTCACTCCCAGATTTGCCAGCACGGATGaacagaaggaagaacaaaGACAGGTTTTGATTAAGCAGGTTGAGTTAGCAAGAAGACTGGATTTGCCGTT AAATGTTCACTCCCGCTCAGCTGGAAGGCCAACCATTAATCTCTTAAAGGAACAAG gTGCTTCGAAGGTGTTGCTTCATGCATTTGATGGGAAGCCATCTGTAGCAATGGAAGGGGTGAAAGCCGGATACTACTTCTCCATTCCTCCTTCCATTATAAGGAGTGAACAG CAGAAACTTGTGAAACAGTTACCTCTGGAAAGTATATGCTTGGAAACTGACTCTCCAGCTCTGGGGCCTGAAAAACAG gtgaGAAATGAAccaaaaaacatttacattgcTGCAGAATACATTGCCAAAATTAAAGGAATTCCAGTTGAAGAAGTTATAGAAGTGACGACACAAAATGCACTGAAAGTATTCCCCAAACTGCGGAACTTTGTTCGTGTATAA
- the TATDN3 gene encoding putative deoxyribonuclease TATDN3 isoform X5, whose product MPARKRNPAGRDGGGAAGGLPLPPRRALLPDGRGGCGAGSRRAPFSRLWQAAVAALVVVAEQAAEFCRVMELSERFPGFVLPCLGVHPIQEVSPEEQRSVTLKDLEAALPLIELYKDKLVAIGEVGLDFTPRFASTDEQKEEQRQVLIKQVELARRLDLPLNVHSRSAGRPTINLLKEQGASKVLLHAFDGKPSVAMEGVKAGYYFSIPPSIIRSEQV is encoded by the exons ATGCCGGCCCGGAAGCGGAACCCGGCGGGCAgagatggcggcggggcggccggTGGATTGCCACTGCCACCTCGCCGCGCCCTGCTTCCAGACG GACGTGGCGGCTGTGGTGCGGGCAGCAGAAGAG CACCTTTTTCCCGGCTGTGGCAGGCGGCCGTGGCGGcgctggtggtggtggcggaGCAGGCGGCGGAGTTCTGCAGAGTGATGGAGCTGTCCGAGAG GTTCCCAGGATTCGTGCTGCCGTGCCTAGGGGTTCACCCCATCCAAGAAGTTTCTCCAGAAGAGCAGCGCAGCGTGACGCTGAAG GATCTGGAGGCTGCGTTGCCACTTATAGAACTCTACAAAGATAAACTGGTGGCAATTGGAGAA GTAGGACTAGATTTCACTCCCAGATTTGCCAGCACGGATGaacagaaggaagaacaaaGACAGGTTTTGATTAAGCAGGTTGAGTTAGCAAGAAGACTGGATTTGCCGTT AAATGTTCACTCCCGCTCAGCTGGAAGGCCAACCATTAATCTCTTAAAGGAACAAG gTGCTTCGAAGGTGTTGCTTCATGCATTTGATGGGAAGCCATCTGTAGCAATGGAAGGGGTGAAAGCCGGATACTACTTCTCCATTCCTCCTTCCATTATAAGGAGTGAACAG GTCTAA
- the TATDN3 gene encoding putative deoxyribonuclease TATDN3 isoform X1: MPARKRNPAGRDGGGAAGGLPLPPRRALLPDGRGGCGAGSRRAPFSRLWQAAVAALVVVAEQAAEFCRVMELSERFPGFVLPCLGVHPIQEVSPEEQRSVTLKDLEAALPLIELYKDKLVAIGEVGLDFTPRFASTDEQKEEQRQVLIKQVELARRLDLPLNVHSRSAGRPTINLLKEQGASKVLLHAFDGKPSVAMEGVKAGYYFSIPPSIIRSEQKQKLVKQLPLESICLETDSPALGPEKQVRNEPKNIYIAAEYIAKIKGIPVEEVIEVTTQNALKVFPKLRNFVRV, translated from the exons ATGCCGGCCCGGAAGCGGAACCCGGCGGGCAgagatggcggcggggcggccggTGGATTGCCACTGCCACCTCGCCGCGCCCTGCTTCCAGACG GACGTGGCGGCTGTGGTGCGGGCAGCAGAAGAG CACCTTTTTCCCGGCTGTGGCAGGCGGCCGTGGCGGcgctggtggtggtggcggaGCAGGCGGCGGAGTTCTGCAGAGTGATGGAGCTGTCCGAGAG GTTCCCAGGATTCGTGCTGCCGTGCCTAGGGGTTCACCCCATCCAAGAAGTTTCTCCAGAAGAGCAGCGCAGCGTGACGCTGAAG GATCTGGAGGCTGCGTTGCCACTTATAGAACTCTACAAAGATAAACTGGTGGCAATTGGAGAA GTAGGACTAGATTTCACTCCCAGATTTGCCAGCACGGATGaacagaaggaagaacaaaGACAGGTTTTGATTAAGCAGGTTGAGTTAGCAAGAAGACTGGATTTGCCGTT AAATGTTCACTCCCGCTCAGCTGGAAGGCCAACCATTAATCTCTTAAAGGAACAAG gTGCTTCGAAGGTGTTGCTTCATGCATTTGATGGGAAGCCATCTGTAGCAATGGAAGGGGTGAAAGCCGGATACTACTTCTCCATTCCTCCTTCCATTATAAGGAGTGAACAG aagCAGAAACTTGTGAAACAGTTACCTCTGGAAAGTATATGCTTGGAAACTGACTCTCCAGCTCTGGGGCCTGAAAAACAG gtgaGAAATGAAccaaaaaacatttacattgcTGCAGAATACATTGCCAAAATTAAAGGAATTCCAGTTGAAGAAGTTATAGAAGTGACGACACAAAATGCACTGAAAGTATTCCCCAAACTGCGGAACTTTGTTCGTGTATAA
- the TATDN3 gene encoding putative deoxyribonuclease TATDN3 isoform X3: protein MAAGRPVDCHCHLAAPCFQTDVAAVVRAAEEAAVAALVVVAEQAAEFCRVMELSERFPGFVLPCLGVHPIQEVSPEEQRSVTLKDLEAALPLIELYKDKLVAIGEVGLDFTPRFASTDEQKEEQRQVLIKQVELARRLDLPLNVHSRSAGRPTINLLKEQGASKVLLHAFDGKPSVAMEGVKAGYYFSIPPSIIRSEQKQKLVKQLPLESICLETDSPALGPEKQVRNEPKNIYIAAEYIAKIKGIPVEEVIEVTTQNALKVFPKLRNFVRV from the exons atggcggcggggcggccggTGGATTGCCACTGCCACCTCGCCGCGCCCTGCTTCCAGACG GACGTGGCGGCTGTGGTGCGGGCAGCAGAAGAG GCGGCCGTGGCGGcgctggtggtggtggcggaGCAGGCGGCGGAGTTCTGCAGAGTGATGGAGCTGTCCGAGAG GTTCCCAGGATTCGTGCTGCCGTGCCTAGGGGTTCACCCCATCCAAGAAGTTTCTCCAGAAGAGCAGCGCAGCGTGACGCTGAAG GATCTGGAGGCTGCGTTGCCACTTATAGAACTCTACAAAGATAAACTGGTGGCAATTGGAGAA GTAGGACTAGATTTCACTCCCAGATTTGCCAGCACGGATGaacagaaggaagaacaaaGACAGGTTTTGATTAAGCAGGTTGAGTTAGCAAGAAGACTGGATTTGCCGTT AAATGTTCACTCCCGCTCAGCTGGAAGGCCAACCATTAATCTCTTAAAGGAACAAG gTGCTTCGAAGGTGTTGCTTCATGCATTTGATGGGAAGCCATCTGTAGCAATGGAAGGGGTGAAAGCCGGATACTACTTCTCCATTCCTCCTTCCATTATAAGGAGTGAACAG aagCAGAAACTTGTGAAACAGTTACCTCTGGAAAGTATATGCTTGGAAACTGACTCTCCAGCTCTGGGGCCTGAAAAACAG gtgaGAAATGAAccaaaaaacatttacattgcTGCAGAATACATTGCCAAAATTAAAGGAATTCCAGTTGAAGAAGTTATAGAAGTGACGACACAAAATGCACTGAAAGTATTCCCCAAACTGCGGAACTTTGTTCGTGTATAA
- the TATDN3 gene encoding putative deoxyribonuclease TATDN3 isoform X4 has product MAAGRPVDCHCHLAAPCFQTAAVAALVVVAEQAAEFCRVMELSERFPGFVLPCLGVHPIQEVSPEEQRSVTLKDLEAALPLIELYKDKLVAIGEVGLDFTPRFASTDEQKEEQRQVLIKQVELARRLDLPLNVHSRSAGRPTINLLKEQGASKVLLHAFDGKPSVAMEGVKAGYYFSIPPSIIRSEQKQKLVKQLPLESICLETDSPALGPEKQVRNEPKNIYIAAEYIAKIKGIPVEEVIEVTTQNALKVFPKLRNFVRV; this is encoded by the exons atggcggcggggcggccggTGGATTGCCACTGCCACCTCGCCGCGCCCTGCTTCCAGACG GCGGCCGTGGCGGcgctggtggtggtggcggaGCAGGCGGCGGAGTTCTGCAGAGTGATGGAGCTGTCCGAGAG GTTCCCAGGATTCGTGCTGCCGTGCCTAGGGGTTCACCCCATCCAAGAAGTTTCTCCAGAAGAGCAGCGCAGCGTGACGCTGAAG GATCTGGAGGCTGCGTTGCCACTTATAGAACTCTACAAAGATAAACTGGTGGCAATTGGAGAA GTAGGACTAGATTTCACTCCCAGATTTGCCAGCACGGATGaacagaaggaagaacaaaGACAGGTTTTGATTAAGCAGGTTGAGTTAGCAAGAAGACTGGATTTGCCGTT AAATGTTCACTCCCGCTCAGCTGGAAGGCCAACCATTAATCTCTTAAAGGAACAAG gTGCTTCGAAGGTGTTGCTTCATGCATTTGATGGGAAGCCATCTGTAGCAATGGAAGGGGTGAAAGCCGGATACTACTTCTCCATTCCTCCTTCCATTATAAGGAGTGAACAG aagCAGAAACTTGTGAAACAGTTACCTCTGGAAAGTATATGCTTGGAAACTGACTCTCCAGCTCTGGGGCCTGAAAAACAG gtgaGAAATGAAccaaaaaacatttacattgcTGCAGAATACATTGCCAAAATTAAAGGAATTCCAGTTGAAGAAGTTATAGAAGTGACGACACAAAATGCACTGAAAGTATTCCCCAAACTGCGGAACTTTGTTCGTGTATAA
- the FLVCR1 gene encoding heme transporter FLVCR1, giving the protein MAEGGEDEEEEEEEEEAAAGEKGEMLGAPPQHNGFLPGKEGENGGPGGCTAPGGRLETRLSRRRLAVLGVFSCYSLVNAFQWIQYSILSNVFAHFYSVSFTQIDWLSMVYMVAYVPLILPATWLLDARGLRLTALLGAGLNMLGAWLKCASLAPDRYAVTMAAQAVCAVAQVFILGLPSRVASVWFGPSEVSTACAVAVLGNQLGTAIGFLVPPVLVPNTPNDIDLMAHNISIMFYGTAIVSTLLFFLTGVVFEEKPKYPPSHSQALLQALPPEDYSYKQSIINLVKNIPFVLLLISYGIMTGAFYSVSTLLNQMIVTYYEGEEVNAGRIGLTLVVAGMVGSIICGLWLDYTKTYKQTTLIVYILSFIGLVVFTFTLNLGHLIIVFVTGGVLGFFMTGYLPLGFEFAVEITYPESEGTSSGLLNASAQIFGIVFTLVQGKLTTDYSPRAGNLFLCAWLFVGIILTALIKSDLRRHNVNSGIMNMDAKPVPVDSPVEHENCTALKIQSDL; this is encoded by the exons ATGGCGGAGGGCGgcgaggacgaggaggaggaggaggaggaagaggaggcggcggcgggggagaagggggagatgCTGGGCGCCCCGCCTCAGCACAACGGCTTTCTCCCCGGCAAGGAGGGGGAGAACGGCGGCCCCGGGGGATGCACGGCGCCGGGCGGCCGGCTGGAGACGCGGCTGTCGCGGCGGCGGCTGGCGGTGCTGGGCGTCTTCAGCTGCTACTCGCTGGTGAACGCCTTCCAGTGGATCCAGTACAGCATCCTCAGCAACGTCTTCGCCCACTTCTACAGCGTGTCCTTCACGCAGATAGACTGGCTCTCCATGGTCTACATGGTGGCTTACGTGCCCCTCATCCTGCCCGCCACGTGGCTGCTGGATGCCCGTGGGCTGCGCCTCACGGCGCTGCTGGGCGCGGGGCTCAACATGCTGGGCGCCTGGCTCAAGTGTGCCAGCCTGGCACCCGACCGCTACGCCGTCACCATGGCGGCCCAGGCAGTCTGTGCCGTCGCCCAGGTCTTCATCCTTGGGCTGCCCTCACGCGTGGCCTCCGTCTGGTTTGGTCCTTCAGAGGTCTCCACCGCATGCGCCGTGGCCGTGCTGGGCAACCAG CTTGGCACTGCGATTGGCTTTTTGGTGCCACCTGTTTTGGTTCCAAACACACCGAATGATATTGATCTAATGGCACATAATATAAGCATCATGTTCTATGGAACAGCGATAGTATCCACACTTCTGTTCTTCTTAACAGGAGTTG tgtttGAAGAAAAGCCTAAATATCCTCCTAGTCACTCTCAAGCACTTCTGCAAGCTCTGCCTCCTGAGGATTATTCCTACAAGCAGTCGATTATTAACTTAGTCAAAAATATTCCGTTTGTACTGCTGCTGATCAGCTACG GCATTATGACTGGAGCATTTTATTCCGTCTCCACGTTATTAAACCAGATGATAGTAACTTATTATGAg GGAGAAGAAGTGAACGCTGGGAGAATTGGCTTGACACTGGTGGTGGCAGGAATGGTGGGTTCGATTATTTGTGGTTTGTGGCTGGATTACACTAAAACATACAA GCAAACCACTCTGATTGTTTACATCCTCTCTTTCATTGGGTTGGTGGTATTCACATTCACCCTGAACCTTGGACATCTCATAATAGTGTTTGTGACTGGAGGAGTACTTGG GTTCTTCATGACTGGCTATCTCCCTCTTGGGTTTGAATTTGCGGTGGAAATTACGTACCCAGAGTCTGAAGGCACTTCGTCAGGTCTCCTTAATGCTTCAGCACAG ATATTTGGAATTGTCTTTACACTTGTTCAAGGGAAGCTTACAACAGACTACAGTCCTCGTGCAGGAAACCTCTTTCTTTGTGCTTGGCTGTTCGTGGGCATTATCTTAACAG CCTTAATAAAATCAGATTTGCGAAGACACAATGTGAATTCAGGGATTATGAATATGGACGCTAAACCT gtACCAGTGGACAGTCCTGTAGAACATGAAAATTgtactgctttaaaaatccAATCAGATTTATAA